Part of the Phocoena phocoena chromosome 8, mPhoPho1.1, whole genome shotgun sequence genome, AAGTCCAAAGCTCAAGTCGTTTCAGCCAATCAGTTAACCTTCTAACGTGAGAGTAAGAGGCCAGGACTGAACATTCCTGTGGGTTAAGTAACTCCCTTAACTGGAATAGTCCCCTCGACCCCCCAGCAAGCCTAGACACATACCTAATCCTGCAGTGCCTGCGTTTCCTTAACGACGAGCCAGAGGAGGACATCTGACTCGGAACTTAAGGGTCTAGTGAAGGGAGAGGACTGGCCGGGCCTCACTGGGCCCTGAGAAGACACCTCGGGGCTGGGGCCTTTCTCCACTCGATTTGGCCCCATATCCACCAGGAGATATCAATGGTCCAAGCCACAGAAGCAACTCTGGAAGAGCAAAAGGAAGTTCCTAGAAGGATATGGTGGGGATGAAGGCGGGGTGCTCACAGAATCGGGGAGCTGGAGTGGCACAAGCATGCCAGAAGAGCCTGGCCAGCCCTCTGCCCCCACTGACACCCTCCAACCGACCTCTCACCCTGCTCGGGACTCTGTCCCGAGAGAGCCCGGGGTGTGGCTCTGCCCCTGACCACACAGGGAATCCGGAAACAGGGACACCTAGTCTCCTGGGTACCAGGAGTCACGTGGCAGAGATTCCTATACTGAAGGGGCTCCTCAAAAGGGAACTGGGAGGCGGCTCTCAGGGAGGGGCAAAGGGCCCGAGGCACCAAATGTCTCTCACCAGCCCCTTTCCGGATAAAAGCTCTTTAATCTCTAGTCTGGCCACCATTCAGTGGCCTCACAGCCACCATGACCTACTTAAAAACACACCACCCCACAAAAAGAGCCGCGTTGAGTAGAAAGTCTCTCTGCAAGACTGAATAGGAACTACCTCAGCCTCGGAAGCACCTTTGTCAAGTTCCAGCCTCGGTGGGCTCACACAGCCCACAGGCCGCCGGTCGGCACCGCTCCTCTGACAAGCAACTGCACGGTCTCCCTCAGCCACAGAGGATGCCCTACTGTGACCTGGGCCCACCCGGGGACCACGTTCCAGCCTGCGGCCCCcaacccctccacccccagcccagagcagagcagaggaTACACCCTCTACCTCGGCCAGAGAGGGCAGCACTCATCTGCCCCGGCCCACTCCCCTAAATCGTTGCCTACCTGACCCTCACGGGCAACCTGATTCTAGCACGTTCTCCGCACGTTAAGGAAACTGGGGACCCCAAAAGGAAAGCTCACGCGCACTACCAAGGACCGGCTCTAGCTTCAAACCTGTCACGCCGCTAGGGTCTGGGAGTACCGCGTGGCACTGAAAGGGCATTTCAAACAGCCTCGCCGCAGCTAAGTGTCCTTCTCACCGCGCTAGGAATCTCTGTGAGGCTCTGAACTTGACACTTAGGGTCTGTCCCCGTGCAGCCCCCACGGCAGCAAGAAGCCCAccgcgggggcttccctggtggcgcagtggttgagagtccgtctgccgatgcaggggacgcgggttcgtgccccggcctgggaggatcccacgtgccgcggagcggctgggcccgtgagccatggccgctgagcctgcgcgtccggagcctgtgctccgcggcgggagaggccacggcggtgagaggcccgcgtaccgcaaaaaaaaataaaaaagaagtagccCGCTGCGATCTGGCAGAGGACGCCCAGTGATTTCATGTGGCGGGTGCAGGacagggaggaaggggtggggagggcctggggagagagaggcgAGAGCAGCAGGGGTGGCACGCCCTGAGTGACCAGCTAGAGCAGCTCTCCGCCGAGCTGCTTAGAAGGTGCTGCTTCCTCTCTTCGGCCCCTGGTACCCCCGACCACCACTCTGGGACCAACGCAAAGCACCGACTTGAttgtgccccctcccccagccctgagaTTTTCAGCTTCTTCCTACAAAGCCCAGGGGTCTCCTAGCTCTCCCTGGTGTCCCGCGTTCTCAGTCCCTGATACGCTTGCAAGGCAAGGTCAGAGTTCAGGAGGCGGCCAAGGGCAGTAACCCTCTGACCGGAGTCCAGGGGGATTCGCAGCACAGATCACCCAAGCTTTTCTCAGGACCGTGGCCTCCTGAAGCCTGACGATTTCTGGTCCCACAGTGGCGTCTCAGAGGATCCCCTGCAGCCAGATCACAGCAGGTGCAAGGGTTGTCCCCCCCCCCAGGCTGAGTGACCCGCTGAACTACCCGCCTGCAGTCTCCTCCACTTGTTTAAACTTGGGGGTTGAAGGGCTGCTGAGAGGATGCACATCAAAGGTTAATACAAGGTGCAGCCCCGCTGAGTATTCAACGCTGGAGATTCTCAGCATCTCTGGGCATCATCCACAGGCAGCCTGCCCTCGTCACCTTGCTGGGAAGGAAACAGAAGGGCTGACTCAGGGGTCCATTAGAAACCTGGTCTCCTGACTCCCCTGAAGCTGCCCTTCCTGCTGAAAGAACAGGACGCCCTCCCAGGCCTCACGATGAGCAGCTGAGCTCAGGGGGagctggagagggaggcaggcTGGGTAAGGCAGAAAAGCGCTTGGCTCCACAGCCAGTTTAGCAGCCTGCCGCCCCTCCATCTGGCCTTTAGAAACTGGATGCGAAGATTCGAACCCAAGCTGGGGGTCCTTCGTGGACAAGCTGACAGTCCGGTCAGCCCAGCAGGTGGCAAGAATGGGGCCCTGTCTGTGCTCCGCTGAGGCTCTCATGCCCGCTAGTGGGGCTCCGTGGCCTCGCACCGCCCAAGCTCTCCACCCAGGACGGGGCAAATGTGCAGGCTCCAGTGCGAAAATGcctcagatggaaaaaaaaaaacggggcaAAAGTGGAAAGGGAAATGCTGTAAGAGCCACGCCCCGGGGgtgaaggggcaggggagggcagcaGCTCCAGAAACAATATTCAGAAAGATGGGGCTTTGTGAACATGAACCAAAGAGGCCCGAAGGCTACAGAAGAAATCGCAAAACAAAGAACGCtgcccaccatccagttctacaaggattaagtcatTAGCCAGTGCAGTCGCTGACCGACAGTGCACCCTGAAATGCAGTCgggatgaaaaaacaaaaaggcactTGTGCTTTGGAAAAACAAGCCCCTGAGATAGAGATACCTCCGGAAAAAACTTTAATGCACCCAGACTCTTGCACCTTCCCAcgcatacacagaaaagcactaaaatcatcaCCTGAGATGTCTGATCCTCGCGACTAGCAGGGTCATTTTTAACCAAGATGTGTGCCTGACTGCATATACTCCCTAGCCAAAATTGTATCTATGCTGGCTTCTCAGAGCTACCGAGTGGCTGTTTCCTGGGCAATAGTCCATATATAGTAAGGtccctcaataaaactgaaacccACAGCTCTTgcactgtgtgtttttctttcagttgacagTTTTGGTGACCACAGAGGGACCCAGAGCAGACTTCTCTCCACCTGAACTCTCCAATCACCTGGAGCCCTGGTACCAACGGAGGCCCCTCGTGCCTTCTGCCTCCTCAGTGAGTCCAGACGACTGGGTGAGTCTCTCCTGAGTCTCAGAGCTCCCATCTTGGTTGGCGATCCTGAGTTCCATTCGGTAGTAGATAAAAAAGGTACCTGACTTCTCAGTtgaaagatacagagaaagcgCTCGGTTGAAAGACACTCAGAATAACTATCCGGTTGAAAGACACCGGGAAGGCTCTGACTGGGTGATTAGGTAGGAGGCCAGCCCGACGTCTTTCATCAAATTGGCAATTTGACAGGGTTTGTCAGGACAAAAGCGAAGATACCAGATGAGAGCTTTCAGCTCCAAAAACGGACAAGGCTCTTACCGGCCAGTTACGACTTTCTCAGGCAACTCAGAAATTTACGGAAGCGATGAAAGCGAATCCTCATACCGTGCAGCAATCCCATAGGGAAACCCacgcattaattttaaaaactagctcATCCAGGGACCCACACATCCAGGGCTCTCTCTGTGTGCCCAGAGTGGTTTGAGACTGCCAGAGGGAGACACGGGGACACGTAGAAGAGCTGAAACGACTCTAGGGTGACACCTAGAGGTGCCTGATTGCACCTATTCCTTAGCCGAAATCGTGTCTATACTGGCTTCTCCCCCTAActccttggagcagtttctcagagctactgAGAGGTTGTTCCCCAGGCGGTAGTCTGCAGTAAGGTctccaaataaaactgaaatccaCGAGTCTtacgttgtgcatttttctttcagtcgACAAAATCAATGCCCCCCGCTGGCAGCCACGTCTTCACTTCCCAAGTTCACCGGAACCACAACACCTTTAACTCATCGAAGTTTATTATGGCAACTAATTATATGACACAAGCACACCAGCGATCGCCCATCCAGTTCAGAAGCACTCGAACCAACAGAGTCCCTTAGTGATCTCTCTGTACAAATAACTTATGAGAAGCAAGCACAGCTGGTCAGGGACCGACAGGGCTAATCGAGCATCTCGTCGCACGCACCCACTGATGGCACgcaggccggggaggggggcaggcacCAGAAGGTCGAGTTTCCTCGTTGGCCCCCAGCACCCCAGGCCCACCAGATGCTGGGTACTTTAGTGGACAATTCAAGGCACATATGACTTCCTAACAGATAGCAGCTCCAGAGTCTGCCCTTGAGACCCGGTTCACATCTGCAGCAACCAAGGTAATGCTTTGCTCATCACACCCCCCTTTGGtctattgtcatttttattaccGAATGTGCTGAAAATCCCCAACGTGCTGGGGGCTGCATGTGGCTCAGAGTCACAATCCCTGCCCTGTACGTTCTGAAGACGAGGGAGATGCAAAGAAACGACTCTGATGCAGTGATGGAGTTTTACAAAGCACCACGTGGGAAGAAACTGTTAGGGTATCTTTTGATGTCTCTCTCAGGAGGGCTTTTGGGGCTGGGGAAGAGTTACATCAGGCAGCCAAAGGAAGGGGATGAAGTGAGGGCTGCTGTGAGCGAGACTCAAGGCACTAAGGGAGCAGACGGACGGGGTGGGCCTCAGAAGTCAACCGGAAGCAGGGGACGCCAGACAAGAGAGGTGGCCGGGGAGGTGACTCGGCCCTCCACTCCTAAATGAGCTCCCGAAGTGGCCGCAGTCTCCTGGGCCTCCTCCAGCCAGACGGTCCGAGGCAGCCCCCAGATCCTCCAACCAGGGCGAGCAAGGGCTGGGGTCCGCCTCCACGATCTCCGGCCCGCTCACTGCACTGGCTCGGCTGCTGTCGTTCAAACCAGCACACAGGACAGGCTCAACTGACATCAGCCTGTCGGAGTTCAATTATGGTTTTGCGTGACTTAAAAATCATTAAGTGTTTTTCCTAACTCTGTTCTCTCTCCCTGATCCAACCCTGCCATGGTGCGTGGGGCAGGCCATCCTTGAATGGACCCAAGACGCTCAGAGAGCTGCATCCCTTAGTGTGGGTACCTCGGTCGAACGTGCCAAATCCCAGAGGAGAGGGAGCGGGTGAGCAGCCCACAGAGAGGACCGAACGCCCTGCCTGgtgagaaccaggaaagccaaaGGCAGTCACCGAAAGCAGGCGCACCCTTCCCCCAGGAGGCCAGCAAGCACTGGGGCCGTCCGGCACAGCCAAGCCAGTCACACTGCCCGGGGCCTTGCCAGGCCTGTGTGCTCCCAGCCAGGTCCCTCCAGGCCCCCACGCATGACACAAGTCCACGGGGAGCCAACTCCACTTCCAGTTGACCCTCGAATctcggcgggggcgggggtggggggggcaaaGGTTGTGGTACAGGTGGAAGTAGGGAAGGGCCAAGGGCCAGGACCGCGCCTAATACCCAGGCCAGGCAGGACCCTGAGGCAGTGGAAACCCATAGGGAGGGGCAGGCCCAGGGGGATAGGGCGACTGAAGGGGGCCTGAGGGCTGGGGCTGCGTGGGGTACGGAGGTTTTCCTCCTGTTGAGAGGTAGGGGGGCTGTTGAGGATAACCAGGACCGGGGACCCGGCCCCCCGCCATGGGGTACCCAGGGCCGGAGGCACAAGTGGGGGCCACGGGATAGGCCGGCCGGGGTGGCGTGCTCCTCTGTGGGGACCAGGAGTAGCCCGCGGCAGCCCTGGGTCCTGGCTGGGCTGACGGGTACGGGGGACCCAAAGGACCGCTGTAGGCAAAAGAGGGCTGGGACACCACAGGGAACGGGGCCGGCGGGAGCGCCCCTTGGGCGGTGGGGCCCACGGGCAAGCCTGGAGAGGGGCCGTAGGGCAACGGGTAGGGAGGGGCCTCCGGAGCCTGCTGATCTTCGGCGACAGGGGGCGTCGCCTGGGGGCCCGGGAGAGATGGGGGAGgcgggcggggaggaggggcgtCCCCAGCCAGCTCCAGGGAGGCCCTGGGCTTCCTCATCACATCCTGGAGCTTCTCCACGCGAACCCGGCGCAGATGGGACAGCATCCTCAGGGAGGAGAAGTCCTCCAGAAACGTGTCCAAGGGCACCTCGCCCTCCAGGAACTTCTCAGCCATGGCCTGGAAGACATAAGCTCCAGTGGCAACAGGGGTCTGCCGGGATCGAGGCCACCTGAATACCCCCGGGTCAGAGGTCAGCTGcagccctcccaccccagccaggcTCAGGAGCCGCCTGTCTTCTCTGGCCCACCCCCCGCTTTGGGAATTTCTCTCTATGGCCCTTCTCACTGCTGATATATTATACAAGCGTGTGTTTATTTATTCTGTCTCCCTCACCAGGACATCAGCCCCCAGCGGGCGGGGACCACCTGTCATGGACACCGCCGTCCCCACCCCGGCATCGTGCCAGGCTCACAGCAGCTGCTACACGGTGTGTCAACTGGCCACATGGACACTGGCCCCCTGGTCACTagcacagcccagcccagcccaggggctGTGGGACCTGGGAGCATCTTCCACCCAGAGCATGGACATGTGGAGAGAGCCAGTCTGCCCACAGAGAGTGAAGAGAGGcccagagggaagcagaagagagagaccCGGCAGccccaggagtggggaggggctgggggcctggcttCAGCCCTGGAGGGCTCCTACTGCACTGCCCTCCCACCCAGGCCTGCCAGCTGCCCCGCAGCTGTGCTGTCTGTCGCCCATTTCTGCTTCAGCCAGTGATGTTGGGTTCCTGTTCTCTGCACCCCAAAGGGCCTCCACTGGGACTCCGGTGGAGGTGCCATTCACCGCTGCCGTGACTAAAGCCCTGGCCCCACGCCCTGCGGACACGTGCTCAGGACCAGGGCTCCTGCTGCAGGGGCAACTGTTCAAGGAAGAGGGGGTGTCAACAGCCATCTCACCTCAGACTCTTCTTCAATCTTCATGCTTTCTACCTGCAGAAGGTCCAGCAAGGCCCCTAGCTGCAGTGCTGAAGAAAATTTCTCTGCAAGGAAGGGCAGAAAGGTTGACATTTCAAAAGTGCCTCTGGATTCCGTGGTGGCGGCCAAGGTTTCTGCAAGGCTCTCTGAGGGTCCTGTGTGCTGGGGGCCCAGCCAACGCCCTGGGGTCCGCGGCAGAGCCCCTTTTGGTCGGTTCCCTTCCTGAGCAGAAAGGAGCTCAGCTAAGCCCCTCCACGCCAGCCCAGGAAGCAAGAGACCTCAGGCTTTGGAgcctccccccccaaccccccaatcCTGTTCTTCCTCTCAGGGAGTTACTTCATCTGCCTGAGCGTGAAGTCCCCCACCTTCAGGACCAAGACAGCCCCTCACCTTCACAGACAGCAGGTTGGAACACAGAGAGCCCGGACCAGCTCCACAAATCACCAGAGCGGGGCTGGCTGAGTGGCCAGCAGCAGCCCCGGACACATGctctctggattcaaatcccaactccGCCTCTACGTAGCTGTGGAGCCCTAGCCACGTTCCTGCATCTCCGAGCCTCACTCCTCTCATCTATGACATGAGAATGACGACAGTACCTACCCTTAGATGGCTGTTAAAGCACTGAGCCAGGGCTGGGGACATGGTGACCCACAGTAACTGCTGGCCCCTTCCTgtcctggggagggagagggaatcTGCCCTTCCACGTGACTCCAgcagctcccccagccccaccaggaATGGGGACCCTGAGTGGACAGAGGCGCCCCCAGCGAACACTCCCGGGGCCGGTCGCTCACCCAGCTTTGCCTTCTGCTCCTGGCACCGCTCCACCAGCTTCCGGAGCTCCTGGTACTTGTCCGAGAGGTTTGAGCGGCTGATCTCCAGGGGACCCTGGAACTCCAGGTTCTGCTCGGCCAGGCTCCGGTTGGTGGCCAGTGCCATTTCCCGCTCCAGCTGCAGGTCCTGGACCTACAGAGCAGGACACTTAACCATGAGACCCGCCACACCACCACTCAGCTCGCAGGGGGCTGGACCTGGGGTTTCCAGGACCCGTCACTCACCATGGCGGGGCCGGGCAACACTCAGCCCCCAGCTAGAGTCAGACGGACCCAGGCTCCAACTCTAAGCAAAGCACTCCAAACCAGACACCTCACCGAATCCTTAACCCCACAGCCTACATGGTGGATGCATGCGAAGGGCCACGAGACGAGTGGGAGgagaccccccccacccccgtaggCTGTGCAGAGCTccagggaggggggcagagaaAGTCAGAGCCTTCCTAGGAGGGAAGGGACCAAGTCCCAACCACCTGCCCCCGGGATTCAGAGTCAAAAGACCTCCTCTGAGGTGCACTGATGTGGCCCAGACCTGACCACAGGCCAGACACGCAACGAAGCCCCCAAATAAAGTTAGTGTGAGGAGTGAGAACGCCAGGGCCAGCCCGTGACACCGACTCCAGAGGGACCTGTCCCTGCCTCCTCCACTGGTGTGTCCTACAGAGAAGCTGCTCAGATGAGCTAACACAGAGGCCCCCAAGAACCGCAGGGGAGTCCCCAGGACCAGCTGAGGACTCCCACCAGCACAGGCAACCCACGGCGCCCGAGGCTCTGATGCCAACCTTTGCACCTGGATGTGCCCCACTGAAAGCACACCCCCAAGCTGAGTAGCACTCTCCCCTCGTCCAGGTCCTTTATTGTCACCAGCCGGCGAGGCGGCAGCCTCGGGAACCCTTCCCAGACCTGCTCTCACCTGAAGCCCTGTCTATTTGTCAGGGAGTCCTCTTTACTGACAGGAGGGCAGAGAGTCAGACCCACACCCCTGAGGGAATGGGGACGCCAGCAGCACCAGTGGCACCAGCACCCACAGCAGGGCTCAGGGCACAGCTTGGCAAGACCAGCTTCCACGCGGGAGCCACTGGGCAGCTTCTCCACCACGGTCTGCACATGGCGAGCCAAGCCTGACTGGCTTGTCCCCAGTCAGATGCAGGAAGGCCATGGGcgtcctggaggagggggcttcCGGGGGCTGCCATCCTGCCGGTCCCCAGCCACAGGGCCTCGAGCGCTGCGCTCTGTGGTGGGCCTGGAGCCTTCTCCCCCGCTCCAGACTGGAAAGAGAGATGCCACGGCTACCAGAAGTCATGGGGCCTGGCCACGGCCGCTCAGGTCTGCCCCCACTCCTGGGTTGTCTGCCTTGCTGTCACCAATACCCTCTGGAACCACTGAGCAAGCACCCTGACTCAGGGACGCCCGCACTGCGGAGTTCCAGTCTCACTTTCATCAGCCGGgagagcttttcttttcttatgtgtCTGACACAGAGCGGGGGGCCTGAAGCCCTCTGCTCAGCTGCCCCTGACGGGGCCCCAGATCCTCAGTGGACATGTCCTCTGTATACCTCCACTGCCTTTTCCCTGGATCTTAACCAGTAAATCTATGCAGTGTCATCTTCCCCTAAACCTGGTCCTACCCGTTTCTGCCCCctttccccagagcctcccccaAATCTTTCTCCATTAGGGGTTCACTAGGAAGCCCCTGATCAGTCAATAAGACAGTTCAAGCACCCCACCAGAAGACCCCGATATTCACACTCTTCCACATGGAGAGAGGTCCCCTACTCTTTTCTCTGAGCAAAGTCCACACCCCAAACTCAAAGAGCTCCCATCTCCCCTCACAATCCCATGGTGACTCAATTACCATCTTATAGCCCGTGCTAGGAACCTAGCCCAAGGGGTTTTGAAAGTCTAGGGAGCTTGCCCtccttcatttttcccttgtcatcagcaaaaatggaaacacattcCAAAGGCCAACCAACGAGCTTGGCATTAGTTGTGTCCGTGTCTCCCACGCATCGGGGGCGGAGGCGGCAGCGTGCAGAGCCACGGACAGGCTGGATCGTAGGCACGTCCAGCTCTGCGGCCACATCTGGTCACCTGACCTTTCCGACCTCGCAGGGGAGTCACGGGGTCAAGGCGCCGGAAAGGGCAGGGAGAGCCCTTTATAAAGTGTAAAGCTCTGCACGTTCAGAAGGGTTGTTTTATTCCCGTGAGGACCACGATTAGGAACTGAGATGGTTCGGTGTCTGTTATGATAGGGAAGGGATTAAACAGGAGATGAGACTAATCCCAGGCCCAGAACGGCTCCTCCTGCAGACGCAGGGCCAGGCCAGGCGGTTACAAAACGGTACCAGTGCTTTTAGAAACCACCTCCAAATCCAGGCTGGAGCAACAGTGTGGGGG contains:
- the VPS37C gene encoding vacuolar protein sorting-associated protein 37C, with product METLKDKTLEELEEMQNDPAAIERLAQDFPEVQDLQLEREMALATNRSLAEQNLEFQGPLEISRSNLSDKYQELRKLVERCQEQKAKLEKFSSALQLGALLDLLQVESMKIEEESEAMAEKFLEGEVPLDTFLEDFSSLRMLSHLRRVRVEKLQDVMRKPRASLELAGDAPPPRPPPPSLPGPQATPPVAEDQQAPEAPPYPLPYGPSPGLPVGPTAQGALPPAPFPVVSQPSFAYSGPLGPPYPSAQPGPRAAAGYSWSPQRSTPPRPAYPVAPTCASGPGYPMAGGRVPGPGYPQQPPYLSTGGKPPYPTQPQPSGPLQSPYPPGPAPPYGFPLPQGPAWPGY